GAAGAGGTGGATGCCTCTGCCGCAGAACTGCAGCGCACGCTCAATCTGCTGCTGCCGATCCGCCGCCAGCGTCTTAACCGCAGTGAACGCCAGCAGCGCGAACAGGAGCAGGCGCTGCAGGCGGTAAAAGATAAAACCACCCTGACGGAACAGCATCTGGCCGAGCGGCAGGGTGACTATCAGCAGATCCGCAGTACTTTTATGCACAACAACGGCGGGGTTCAGCAGGCAAAGTTTCGGCTGGAACGGGCGCTGCAAGCCGAGCAGCAGGCCGCGGACAAAGTCGATAACGAACGCCTCAACCTGCATCAGCTGGCTGAGCAGCAACAGCACCAACAGGTGCAGGTGGAACATGCCCGCCAGGCAACCCGCCAGCGCCAGCAGGAAGTGGAAAAACTGGAATATCTTCTGCAGGAGGCATTTGGATGATCCGCACCCTTTCTCAGATTGCAGCGCTTCAGCAGGCGCAGCATCAGGCTACCGAGCGGCAGGCACAACATCAGCGTGATAATCAGCGCCAGGCCCGCCAGCAATTTTTACACTCGCGTGAGGCGCAGCGTGACGATCCCCGTGCGGCCTTATCTGCACGTCCCCCCAGCGTTCAGCAAACGTCAGTTTCCCCCCGCCCTTCATTGCGCAATGAGGGCAGACGCCCGACTCGTGAAGAGGATGCGCTGTTCAGCGCGATGCTGGAAAGCGATGAGGTGACGATCCCGTTGCTGGCGCTGGATCAGAGCGGAGACCAGCAGCAGGGGTTTACTCAACTGGATGAAACGCCCGCCGCAGGTGCTCCGCCTGCGATGGCGATGTGGCAGGAGATTGAACCTGCCCTGATTTCTGCCCTGGCTGGCACCCCTCCCGGTGAAATGATGCTGACCCTGATGCTGCCAAAACTGGGGAACGTGGGCGCGCATATGACGGCGCTGCCCGGAGGCGGCTGGGATATTGCGCTGCATTTGCAGCCCGGTGCCTGGCAGGCGCTGCTGCCTCATCAGGAGCGCTGCCGTTTTTCTTTGCGGCAGAAAATGGCCTGCCGGATGCGCCTGCGTTTTGAACGCCAGGAGCCGGGTAGGGAGCCGGAAGCATGACGGCGCTGCGGTTACCGAAGATGAGCAGGGAAGAGGCCCGGCTGCGTCAGCGGATCGGCGCGGGCTGCAGTTATCCCTATTTTCTGGCGGGCGAGCAGGGTGTGCTGCGATTGACGCTGGCTCAGGGGCCGCGACCACCGGAGATGAGCCACTGGCAAACCGGCATCGGTACAGTGCAGCTTTCGGCGGCCCAGCCGGTGCTGTCGCTGATGTCCGGATGCCCGACTTTTGCCCTCCCGCCCTCGTCTGAGAGCCAGGCCTGGTACTGGCCGTGGTGGAATCAGCAACTTTCTGCCGAACTTCTTGCGTTGTTCAGCCACTTAGCTGTTGAGCCAGAGAAAACAGCGCCGGGCGAGCTGTTGTTGACCCTGACCCTGGAGTGGGGCGGACAACGCGCGCACAGCCTGCTTTCCCTCTCTGCTCAGAGCCTGGCATTACTGATAACCAAACCCGGCTGGCAGCAGGATGCCTGGCCACTGCCGGAGAGCATGATGCTGACCCTGCCAGTGATTACTGGCGAACTTGAGCTGTCGTCAGACGCGCTGCAGGCACTGCGCTGTGGGGATGTTTTACTCCCCCTGAAGCCAGGTTCACCCCTGACGGACGGGGTTCACTCCGCTGCGGTGCGCGCTGGTTTTACGGAGAAGTGCAGATGCAGTCTGGCCCGACGGCCCATTTTTATCTTACCGAAACGGAGAGACAGAACGTGACCCTGACCCCTGATGAGTTTGAGCACGAGCACATGAACCACCCTGAATCCCACTGGGATACTGAACCTGTGACCGCGGAGACTGATTTTGCTCCGCTGCCCTTGTCCCTGTCGGTTCGCTGCGGCCAGCTGAAACTCACGCTTGGGGAGCTGCAACAGTTAAGCCCCGGCTCAATGGTGATGATCAATAACGTCACGCCTGGGGAAGCGATCCTCTGTCATGGGGATTATCCGCTGGCGAAAGGGGAGCTGGTGGATGTGGAAGGGCGTCTTGGCCTGCAGATAACCCATATGCTGCCCGGCAGCAAGAACCCGCTGGCCCGCTGATCTCATGGACAACCTGTCGCTAAATCCGATGACGCTGGCCCTGTTTCTGGGGGCGCTGTCACTGGTCCCTGTCCTGATGATTGTCTGTACCTGTTTTCTGAAAATCTCAATGGTGCTGATGCTGACCCGCAACGCTATGGGCGTGCAGCAGGTGCCGCCCAATATGGCGATTTACGGTATCGCGCTGGCCGCCTCGCTGTTTGTGATGGCCCCTGTATTCAACGAGATGAGCCAGAGGGTAAAAACGATGCCGGTGGATACGCAGTCAGCCGAACGGCTGGAGTACACCGTCTCTAACGGCCTGGAGCCTTTAAAGCGGTTTATGGTGAAAAATACCGATCCGGACATTCTGACCCACCTGCAGGAGAATGCGCAGCGCATGTGGCCGAAAGAGATGTCTGACTCGGTGCAGCACGACAGCCCGCTGCTGCTGATCCCCTCCTTTGTACTTTCGGAATTGCAGAACGGCTTCAAGATCGGTTTCCTGATTTTTATTCCCTTTATCGTGGTGGATTTGATTGTCTCTAACGTGCTCCTGGCGCTGGGGATGCAGATGGTGTCACCGATGACCATCTCGCTGCCGCTGAAAATCCTGCTGTTTGTGCTGGTGAGCGGCTGGACGCGGCTGCTTGACGGCCTTTTCTACAGCTACCTGTGAGGGGCCGATGGATATTTTGACGCTGTTTCGTCAGGCAATGTTGCTGGTGGTGATCCTCTCTGCACCGCCGCTGATTGTGGCGGTGATTGTCGGGGTGATCGTCTCCCTGTTGCAGGCGGTCATGCAGCTGCAGGATCAGACGCTGCCCTTTGCCATCAAACTGGTGGCGGTAGGCGTGGCACTGGCCCTTACCGGGCGCTGGATTGGCGTTGAGCTGATGGAGCTGGCGCAAAGCGCCTTTGCCATGATGCCCAACGTAAAGTACTGATATGTGGAATAACGTCCTGTTCGATGGCTACCATTTTATTCTGGCTGTGACGCTGTCGATGGCGCGGATCTTCCCGTGCCTGCTGCTCTCCCCGGTATTTTCTTTCAACGCCATCAAGGGCGGGCTGCGCTCCGCTATTGTGCTGGCGCTGGCGCTGTTTCCTGCCCCGATGATCCAGCAGCAGATCGCCATTGACGACCCTTCACTTTTCCTGCTGGCCGCGCTGGCGGTGAAAGAGGTGATCATTGGCATCCTTATCGGCCTGCTGATGGCGATGCCGTTCTGGCTGTTTGAGTCCGTGGGCGCCCTGTTCGATAACCAGCGTGGCGCGCTGATGGGGGGGCAGCTTAATCCGCAGCTCGGCCCGGATGCCACACCGCTGGGCTTTCTGATGCAGCAGTCGATCATTTTGCTGCTGGTGGTGGGGCTTGGGCTTTCAACGCTGACGCAGATCATCTGGGACAGTTACCGCCTCTGGCCAGCCATGCAGTGGTTGCCGTTTCCCGGCGAGGCAGGTTTTAAAGTTTATCTCGACCTGCTGGGCAGCGTGTTCACCCATATGGTGCTCTACGCCGGGCCGCTGGTGGCCTTGTTGCTGCTGGTGGATTTCAGCGTGGGGATTTTGAGCATCTACAGTCCGCAGCTTCAGGCCACGGTGCTGGCGATGCCGGCCAAATGTCTGCTGGGAATGCTGTTCTTTGTGTTGTATCTGCCCATTCTGAATTATGTCGGCGGCGAACGGCTGTTCGAGTTGAAAGATCTGATCCCTCATCTGTCGGATATGTTTGCGAAAGGGTAAGGCATGGCAGAAAAAACCGAAGACGCAACCCCGCAAAAACTCAAAGAGTCGCGAAAAAAAGGCCAGGTCGGGCAGACGCCCGATATTCCCAAACTGCTGATCTGTATCGGGGTGATGGAGACTATTTTTGCCCTGGTCGGCAGCGGTATGCAGCGGCTGGAGGCGATGATCATGCTGCCACTGGCCCGGCTCAGCGATCCTTTTGGTCACGCAATGCAGGAAGTGGCGCTGGACGGGCTGATGGTGGTGCTCTATTTCTGCGGCATTGTCTGCGCGCTGATCTTCCTGCTGCGCGTGCTGGGGGGCTGGATCCAGTTCGGCCCGCTGTTTGCCACCGAGGCGCTGCAACCCAAGTTTGATGCGATCAACCCGGTAGGCCATCTCAAAAACATGTTTTCGGCGAAGCAGCTCACCACGCTGTTGACCAGCGTGTTGAAAGCCACGGCTATCGGCATCGTTTTTTATCTGGCGATAAAACCCGATCTGGGGCCGCTGGCGCAGCTGGCTTACGGCGACGATCTCAACGGTTTCTGGCTTTCCGTACTGGCGCTGTTTAAAAAAATAGTCCGCGAGACGCTGGCGCTGTTGCTGTTGATGAGCGCGCTGGATTTCGGGCTGCAGAAGTATTTCTTCCTCAAGCAGCAGCGAATGAGCCATGAAGATATCCGCAATGAATTCAAGCAGAGTGAAGGCGATCCCCATATGAAAGGACACCGCAAGTCTCTGTCACATCAAATCCTCAATGAAGCACCTAAGCCCAGGCGGGAAGTGGCCGTGGAAGAGGCCGATATGGTGCTGGTGAACCCTACGCACTTTGCTGTGGGTCTCTATTATCGTCCCGGTGAAACCCCACTGCCGCGCCTGCTTTATAAAGCGCAGGGCTATGAAGCTCAGGAAATCATTGAAGAAGCTAAAAACCTCCAGGTGCCGGTGATTCGCTTTGTCTGGCTGACCCGCACGCTGTTCAGAACCGTGGAAGAGGGCGAATATATTCCCCGCGAAACGCTGAAAGCGGTCGCCCAGGTTTATCGCCTGCTTAAGGAGATTGAGGATCAGCATATCAATGAAGTGCTGGAGATCGAGGAGTAGGGCCATGATGGCGGCAGTCAGTTTTTGAGGTGTCAGTTCATCTGAATTCTTAGGGTCATGATGGCGGCCTGGGGGGGTGTTTGGTGTCGGTTCATCTGCGTCGTTTTGACTTTTTTACAGGGGGAGCATATCTCCTGTGAAGCGGAGAACAAAGATTGAGTACGGGGAATTACTGCAAATCCGCCAGCGAGAAGAGAGTGTTGATGACATCGTGCGGGGAGCGTTCCGGGGCGGGTTGGCACAGGATATTTAAGGCACCGTCAGCTTCAAGGCTGATGTAGCAGCCTTCGTAACGATCGGGATGCTGGAATCGCCAGCTCAGGATCTGCTTTAGCAGCGAGTCCCTTAACGAACCGGGCAGAATTTTCAGGGTTAATGTCGGGGTGGGGAGAGGAATAAAGTCCAGCTCGCTGCCGGGATGCGGGGCCCAGCAGCAGGCTTCATGGTGTTGCCAGGCGGCCAGAAAGGCCGCCATCGTCTGTACTGTTCTCATTCGTTAACGGACGCCTGGGTGTAATCAAACGGCCCGTTGCGCATATCGGGTTGCCACCAGATGGTCATCGAATGGTCACCCGACACGGGCCGGCAGGAGACATCATTGCAGCCGACAAATTTTGGTTTGGCACAGGCGGTCAATACCAGAGCCAGACCCAGCACCAGGACAGGCTTTTGCAGTTTTTTCATCTTCATCATCACAGGCTTTTTCAAACGTGGCATCGAGAGCGGACTGTTCATTTTCATCTCTTTTCCTCAGCGTGACAGCAGACGACCGGACGAACCGGTTGTGGCCGCCACAGGTGCCGCAGGAACATAACCATCCTGCGTTTTAAGCAGTGAGACGCGGGACGGACGGGCCGGAACCTGAGTATCATAGGCCACATAAACTTCCGTGGATTCCCCCGGCTTCAGGCGGGTTTTTGGCCAGGCCGAGACCGCCAGCGTCCGGTCACTGCGGCAGACAGACTCGTCGAATCTTGCCTCGCTGCTGCTGGTATTGGTCACCACCCCAACGGCAATCTGCATGGAACTGTTGCCATACCACTGATGCCTTGCGCTGGTACGGAAGGTCAGCGGAATATTGCACAGCGAACTTAGCGAAAGACCGGTCTGGTTCGCCTTAAGGCCGCCAGGCAGGCGGCTTTCCGCCAGATCCTGCATCGCGCTTTCAATGGTGCGTTTCATATCACCAAACTGATGCCGACGGGTGATATTACGCAGGGATTCATTAATCTGATCGCGGTTTTCCGCATCCACATAACGCGAAGGATCAACCTGGTCACCAATCAGATGCGGGGTAATAATAAACAGCCGTTCGCGTTGCGAAGTGGTGCGATTGTTGGAGGTGAACAGCTTGCCAATAAACGGAATTTTCCCGAGGATCGGTACCCGTTCTTCATCATCACCGCTTTGCTTGGTGTGAAAACCGCCCATCACCAGCGAGCGTTTTTCCTGCACCAGCGCCTGGGTGCTGATTACGCCGTTTTCAGTGCCTTCAGCGCTGCCATCCTCATTTTTATTGAGTTTGCCATCTTCCACATCCACCACCAGCTGGACGGCAGACTTACCCGGATTATCGCCAATCGACCGGGGGGTAACGCGCAGACTGGTTCCGGCCGTAACTTCGCGAATGTCCGCAACCCGCTCACCGATGGCGGTGATAAAGGCGGTATTGCTGAAATCGATCACTGCCGGCTGGTTTTCCAACGTCAGCACCGAAGGGTTGGCGATAATAGAGGCTGTACCTTCGCCCTCCAGCGCCTGAATATCGGCAAAGAAGCGGCTGAAATCAGTCACAAACAGCGTGCTGGCCCCGTTAAGCATCGACGCGCCCGCCGTGACGTTGCCAAACTGACCTGACCAGTTAGAGGAGAGACGGGCCAGTTCGCTGCGATCGATATCCACAATAACCGCATCAATTTCTACCAGCTTTTGCGGCACGTCGATCATCTTCACCAGATCGGCGTACTCACTCTTGAGCTTTTTATTATCGCGAACCAGCAGGGTATTGTTGCGGACATCCGCCGAGACTTTGCCCTGTAACGCCTTGCCCTGGCTTTGATCCTGCGCATTGCTGCGGCCCAGGCGGGTGTTCCGGCCAATCATCTGTTCCATAATGCTGCGGCTTTCCCCCTGCATGGCCTGATAGGGGCTGTCATTGCCACCCCGGCCATTTTGCGAGGTGGTGGTGCCGTTAGCTGAGCCGTTGGCATTTTGCCCCAGTAACTCATTAAGCATGGTGGCCACGCCGGGTACGACCAGAGTCTGATCGCGGTATTTAATGGTGCGGTCGGCCACGTCAGCATATTTCAGAGGGAACGCCATCATTTGCTTATCCTCACTGGTTTCCGGTTCAGACTTTTTGCTGAAATCGGCAATCAGATCGACATACTTCGGTGGCCCGGTAACCAGCACCACCCCCTCATCCGGCAGCTCACCCCAGCCGAACCGCGATTCCAGCAGCCCGACACCCTGTAGCGCCTGTTTAAGATCGGGTGCGGCGTCAGGGCTGATTTTCAGTCGGCGGGAGGTCTGCTCAGACTGCGGGCTGACATAAATAGTGTTGTTATAAACAAACCACTGGAAACGGTACTCCAGTGCCAGCCGGTTGAGGAATGCTTCAGCATTGTCCGAACGCAGGCGGGCAGTGACAAAGGTATCGGGCAGGCCGGCGACGTTGGCATCCACGCCATGACTACTGGCAAAGTCCTGCAGGATCACGCTCAGCGGCGTGTTATCAGCGGAGTAGGCATAGGCGCCATCCTTCCACTCATCAGGGGTACTGGCATAGCTGTGTGAAACAGATAATCCGATCGCCAGCGCAAGAAGCAGAGGACGAAACGGGAAATTAGTCAGCGGTCTGGACACGCTTCTCTCCTTGTTATACGGACAGCGTAACGCGTTGCCGCGTTAACAGGCTCAGCAGGGTTTCCTGCCAGATTTCACACTGGTTGCAAAGGCTTTCCAGCAGCGAGACGGCAGCTTCAGTCCGGTCGTTTTTCAGACGGGCGATAAGGCACAGCGTCTCGTTCTGCGGATGAAAACAGAGCGCGGCGGCTTCTTCATTAAAATGGGCCAGAGCGGGGCGGGTGATCCTGAGTGCGCTTTGTAAAACGCCCGCATCAACCGGCAACGGTAAGGTCAGTTCAGCAAGGAAATACCAGCCGCCAGGGCGGCGCTGCAGCCTGACGGGCATGCCGTCAATCCACAACGCCAGTTCTCCGGTGGACTGGTCAAGGCAATCATCTATCAGCGCTGCAACATCAGTTGATGGCATCAATGATCGCCTTGCGAATGCCGTGCTTGTACTGGGTATACTGCGAACTGGCCCAGTTGGCATTCGAAACGTCGAGCATCTCATTCTGGAAGGCGTACATATCGCTTACGTTGAAAGGCTGATCCTGGCTGTTCTGCGCAAACTGATACATGTCCTTCTGCGCATGAACCACCTGGCTGGTTAAGCGACGCTGGATAGAGTCGTCGTAGCTCATCGTGTCGGTCTCCTGTGGGGGTCTGAAGATTATGTGGCTGCAAAACCGGACCGGTTCCAGGGAGAGGAGGAAAAATTTTCCACAGTAAATGAGCACGCCGCTGCTGCCTGACAAAAGCTGCAAACAGGTTCGGTCTGACAGCGCTGAAGGTGGAATCAGCTTTGGAAGATTGAGGCCTGACAAAACCTGAATACGTACGGGTTCTCCCAGACAGCGCTGAGGGCGGAATCAGACCCGGGGAACCAAAGCCTGACAAACCCGTTCCCAGCTAAGGTGCAGTTCGCCCTTTTCGGTGGTCAGGATCAGGCTGTCGTCAGCCAGGCTGGTATCGCATTGTACCTCCCAGCTCAGGTGAGGGTTCTGCTTCAGCCAGCTTTCCACATCCTGTTGATGCGCTGGCGGGCAGAGCAGGGTGGCACTGGCCTGGCGGCCCTGGGCTTTGACCAGCTGATGCAGCATTGACTGGAGGCGGGCCGGGGGAGGAAGTTCGGCCAGCAGTTGATTCATCGCCTGAGCCAGCAAGGCTTCAGCCTGAGGCAACAGAGCTGCCTGCCACGACTGCTGCTGCGCCTGCCAGTCACTGAACAGAGCACCGGTTCGCACCAGAAAATCCTGCTGCTGCTCCGCCTGCTGTGCCTGCGACTCGGCTACGCTGCGCTCGCGCGCCGCTTCCAGCAGATTTTCTGCCTGTTCACTGGCGGCATCGAGCCGGGCCTGAGCCTGCTGTTCAGCCTGCTGGAGCAGGGTCAGCGCCTGCTGATGCCCGGCCAGGTCTTCCCGGCTAAGGATCGGGCCTGTAGAAAGCTGCGGGTCAAACAGCGCTATTTTCCTGGTGATCCACATGTGACACTCTCTCAGATTGCTGGCTTTGCCAGAGGGCGGCATCCCACAGTGAGGCCAGTCGCGGGGCTGGCAAATTCAGCGGAGGATGGTTATCGGCCTGCAGGATCCATTCGCGGGGGAACAACAGCCGCAGACGTGGCCAGCTCTCCGGATGGAGAGTGCGCAGCAGGATCAGGCCGCCGGTGGTGTAAGGCTGAAAACAGGCAGCGGGCAACCAGTTTTCGCAGCGTAGCGCTTTTGCGAGGCGGCGACACCAGATTCGGTTTGCAGGCGTAAGCTCTGGAGGATTTGATTGTGGCGCACAGATGCCAGCCAGCAGTGCCAGCAGCATCGGCCAGGCCTCGTTATCCAGATCGACCAGCTTAAGCAGCTGTGGATCAGGCTCTGGCGGCAGGCTCGGGGCGATATCAAAACTGGCCGCGACGGCCAGCGGATGCTGCCAGGCCAGCGCCTGCTGCTGTTCCTGAGGCAGGGCATAAAAACCGTTATCCCGCCAACTTTGATCCGCCTGTTGCCAGTATCCCTGATGCCACCAGTTCAGCCAGCGCCCGGCCTGCTCTGCATCCCACACGGCTATTTGCCTGCCGCTGCGGCGGCGCCTTTATTCTTTTTGCCGGGTTTAAGCAGGAGCACCACAAAAGCAATTAACAGCAGGCCAGCAAACAGAGAGAAGACCCATTTCACGGTGGAATATTGATCCGGAGAGAGCTGGAAAGGCCCCATCTGCACCACTTCAATGCGATCTTCATAGGTTTGCGCAGGCACAAAAACGATAGCTAAATCTTTATCCGTTTTTCCCGCCAGACCGGGGATGCTGGTGGCCACCAACCGGCGGATCCGGGGTTCAATGCTGTCCGGATCGAGATTGCTGTGGTATTTGATAAAAACCGAAGCCGAAGCCGGTTGAACAGGTTCACCGGGAGCAAGCCTTTCAGGCAGAACCACATGGACGCGAGCCACCACTACGCCATCAATCTGTGCCAGGGTGGATTCCACTTCCTGTGACAGGGCATAGATATAGCGGGCACGCTCCTCCATTGGGCTGGAGATCACCCCACTTTTCTGGAAAACTTCGCCAAGGTTGGTCCGGGCTTTACGGGGCAATCCTGCCGAGTCCAGAATGTTCACGCTTCGTTCAATGTTTTTTGCCTCCACTGACACCGAAATCCCGGCTTTTTCGATCAGCTTATCCGCCGGGATCTGATGCTGGTTCAGCTCTGCGATAATGTCATTGGCATCATTTTCAGCCAGACCACTGAACAGCACGGTTTTATCACCGCAGCCGGTCAGCACCAGCACCAGCGACAGCGTCGCCAACATATTCACAAGCGTTTTCATGATGTGGGCTACTGTAAGTTAGTCAATTTATCGATGCTCTGTACGCCTTTGGCGACAATTTTGGCATTCATTAAATTTTCGATGTAATAATTTGAGAGCGCAGCATTAGCCTGGCTGAATTCTAATAAATTCGAAGATCGTGAGGCTTTTTGTAAATCCTGATAGGTCTCTTTTCTTTCCCGTTCATTA
This genomic window from Erwinia sp. E_sp_B01_1 contains:
- a CDS encoding type III secretion protein, which translates into the protein MRRHSQPEPEEEVDASAAELQRTLNLLLPIRRQRLNRSERQQREQEQALQAVKDKTTLTEQHLAERQGDYQQIRSTFMHNNGGVQQAKFRLERALQAEQQAADKVDNERLNLHQLAEQQQHQQVQVEHARQATRQRQQEVEKLEYLLQEAFG
- a CDS encoding type III secretion system HrpP C-terminal domain-containing protein; its protein translation is MIRTLSQIAALQQAQHQATERQAQHQRDNQRQARQQFLHSREAQRDDPRAALSARPPSVQQTSVSPRPSLRNEGRRPTREEDALFSAMLESDEVTIPLLALDQSGDQQQGFTQLDETPAAGAPPAMAMWQEIEPALISALAGTPPGEMMLTLMLPKLGNVGAHMTALPGGGWDIALHLQPGAWQALLPHQERCRFSLRQKMACRMRLRFERQEPGREPEA
- a CDS encoding FliM/FliN family flagellar motor switch protein; the protein is MTLTPDEFEHEHMNHPESHWDTEPVTAETDFAPLPLSLSVRCGQLKLTLGELQQLSPGSMVMINNVTPGEAILCHGDYPLAKGELVDVEGRLGLQITHMLPGSKNPLAR
- the sctR gene encoding type III secretion system export apparatus subunit SctR, which codes for MDNLSLNPMTLALFLGALSLVPVLMIVCTCFLKISMVLMLTRNAMGVQQVPPNMAIYGIALAASLFVMAPVFNEMSQRVKTMPVDTQSAERLEYTVSNGLEPLKRFMVKNTDPDILTHLQENAQRMWPKEMSDSVQHDSPLLLIPSFVLSELQNGFKIGFLIFIPFIVVDLIVSNVLLALGMQMVSPMTISLPLKILLFVLVSGWTRLLDGLFYSYL
- the sctS gene encoding type III secretion system export apparatus subunit SctS — its product is MDILTLFRQAMLLVVILSAPPLIVAVIVGVIVSLLQAVMQLQDQTLPFAIKLVAVGVALALTGRWIGVELMELAQSAFAMMPNVKY
- the sctT gene encoding type III secretion system export apparatus subunit SctT; protein product: MWNNVLFDGYHFILAVTLSMARIFPCLLLSPVFSFNAIKGGLRSAIVLALALFPAPMIQQQIAIDDPSLFLLAALAVKEVIIGILIGLLMAMPFWLFESVGALFDNQRGALMGGQLNPQLGPDATPLGFLMQQSIILLLVVGLGLSTLTQIIWDSYRLWPAMQWLPFPGEAGFKVYLDLLGSVFTHMVLYAGPLVALLLLVDFSVGILSIYSPQLQATVLAMPAKCLLGMLFFVLYLPILNYVGGERLFELKDLIPHLSDMFAKG
- the sctU gene encoding type III secretion system export apparatus subunit SctU, which codes for MAEKTEDATPQKLKESRKKGQVGQTPDIPKLLICIGVMETIFALVGSGMQRLEAMIMLPLARLSDPFGHAMQEVALDGLMVVLYFCGIVCALIFLLRVLGGWIQFGPLFATEALQPKFDAINPVGHLKNMFSAKQLTTLLTSVLKATAIGIVFYLAIKPDLGPLAQLAYGDDLNGFWLSVLALFKKIVRETLALLLLMSALDFGLQKYFFLKQQRMSHEDIRNEFKQSEGDPHMKGHRKSLSHQILNEAPKPRREVAVEEADMVLVNPTHFAVGLYYRPGETPLPRLLYKAQGYEAQEIIEEAKNLQVPVIRFVWLTRTLFRTVEEGEYIPRETLKAVAQVYRLLKEIEDQHINEVLEIEE
- the hrpT gene encoding HrpT family type III secretion system protein codes for the protein MKMNSPLSMPRLKKPVMMKMKKLQKPVLVLGLALVLTACAKPKFVGCNDVSCRPVSGDHSMTIWWQPDMRNGPFDYTQASVNE
- the sctC gene encoding type III secretion system outer membrane ring subunit SctC, whose product is MSRPLTNFPFRPLLLALAIGLSVSHSYASTPDEWKDGAYAYSADNTPLSVILQDFASSHGVDANVAGLPDTFVTARLRSDNAEAFLNRLALEYRFQWFVYNNTIYVSPQSEQTSRRLKISPDAAPDLKQALQGVGLLESRFGWGELPDEGVVLVTGPPKYVDLIADFSKKSEPETSEDKQMMAFPLKYADVADRTIKYRDQTLVVPGVATMLNELLGQNANGSANGTTTSQNGRGGNDSPYQAMQGESRSIMEQMIGRNTRLGRSNAQDQSQGKALQGKVSADVRNNTLLVRDNKKLKSEYADLVKMIDVPQKLVEIDAVIVDIDRSELARLSSNWSGQFGNVTAGASMLNGASTLFVTDFSRFFADIQALEGEGTASIIANPSVLTLENQPAVIDFSNTAFITAIGERVADIREVTAGTSLRVTPRSIGDNPGKSAVQLVVDVEDGKLNKNEDGSAEGTENGVISTQALVQEKRSLVMGGFHTKQSGDDEERVPILGKIPFIGKLFTSNNRTTSQRERLFIITPHLIGDQVDPSRYVDAENRDQINESLRNITRRHQFGDMKRTIESAMQDLAESRLPGGLKANQTGLSLSSLCNIPLTFRTSARHQWYGNSSMQIAVGVVTNTSSSEARFDESVCRSDRTLAVSAWPKTRLKPGESTEVYVAYDTQVPARPSRVSLLKTQDGYVPAAPVAATTGSSGRLLSR
- a CDS encoding HrpF protein yields the protein MSYDDSIQRRLTSQVVHAQKDMYQFAQNSQDQPFNVSDMYAFQNEMLDVSNANWASSQYTQYKHGIRKAIIDAIN
- the sctL gene encoding type III secretion system stator protein SctL, which encodes MWITRKIALFDPQLSTGPILSREDLAGHQQALTLLQQAEQQAQARLDAASEQAENLLEAARERSVAESQAQQAEQQQDFLVRTGALFSDWQAQQQSWQAALLPQAEALLAQAMNQLLAELPPPARLQSMLHQLVKAQGRQASATLLCPPAHQQDVESWLKQNPHLSWEVQCDTSLADDSLILTTEKGELHLSWERVCQALVPRV
- the sctJ gene encoding type III secretion inner membrane ring lipoprotein SctJ, which gives rise to MKTLVNMLATLSLVLVLTGCGDKTVLFSGLAENDANDIIAELNQHQIPADKLIEKAGISVSVEAKNIERSVNILDSAGLPRKARTNLGEVFQKSGVISSPMEERARYIYALSQEVESTLAQIDGVVVARVHVVLPERLAPGEPVQPASASVFIKYHSNLDPDSIEPRIRRLVATSIPGLAGKTDKDLAIVFVPAQTYEDRIEVVQMGPFQLSPDQYSTVKWVFSLFAGLLLIAFVVLLLKPGKKNKGAAAAAGK